A DNA window from Rhinolophus sinicus isolate RSC01 linkage group LG10, ASM3656204v1, whole genome shotgun sequence contains the following coding sequences:
- the ZNF502 gene encoding zinc finger protein 502 isoform X2 produces the protein MQGAEEREIGKDICPGWVNKPAPEQDASEIDSPGIVEKRFQEDESQDSIFEEKYACQSMKENSMGEVPGTCFFEEGVFEGITFIHKEATPEMISQEYNFEKRLLLTSSLVTHLRVSTEESLHQWETSSVNTNEISDQSKCPTLSTRKKSWKCNECGKTFTQSSSLTQHQRTHTGERPYTCEECGKAFSRSSFLVQHQRIHTGVKPYRCEQCEKTFRCRSFLTQHERIHTGDKPYKCNECGNSFRNHSHLTEHQRIHTGEKPYKCNRCGKAFNQHTHLIHHQRIHTGEKPYLCNECGSSFRKHSNLTQHQKIHTGEKPHKCDECGKTFQTKANLSQHQRIHTGEKPYKCKECGKAFCQSPSLIKHLRIHTGEKPYKCKECGKAFTQSTPLTKHQRIHTGERPYKCSECGKAFIQSICLIRHQRSHTGEKPYKCNECGKGFNQNTCLTQHMRIHTGEKPYKCKVCGKAFAHSSSLTEHHRTHTGEKLYKCSECEKTFRKYAHLSEHYRIHTGEKPYECIECGKFFRHSSVLFRHQKLHSGE, from the exons aTGCAAGGAgctgaagagagagagattggaaaaGACATTTGTCCAG GTTGGGTGAACAAGCCTGCACCAGAACAAGATGCCTCTGAAATTGATTCACCAGGGATAGTAGAAAAGAGATTCCAAGAGGATGAATCGCAGGATTCTATATTCGAAGAAAAATATGCATGTCAGAGCATGAAGGAAAACTCTATGGGAGAGGTTCCTGGGACGTGCTTTTTTGAGGAAGGAGTTTTTGAGGGAATAACTTTCATCCACAAGGAAGCAACACCTGAAATGATTAGCCAAGAATATAATTTTGAGAAAAGGTTGCTTTTGACCTCAAGCCTTGTTACACATCTCAGGGTTTCTACAGAAGAGAGTCTACATCAGTGGGAGACAAGTAGCGTAAACACCAATGAGATTTCAGACCAAAGTAAATGCCCAACCCTCTCCACAcgaaaaaagtcttggaagtgtaatgaatgtggaaaaacaTTTACTCAGAGCTCATCCCTTACCCAACATCAGAGAACTCATACTGGAGAGAGACCATACACATGtgaagaatgtgggaaagcctttagtcGTAGTTCATTCCTTGttcaacatcagagaattcacactggagtGAAACCATACAGATGTGAGCAGTGTGAGAAAACATTTCGATGTCGATCCTTTCTTACTCAGCATGAGAGAATCCACACTGGAGACAAACCTTATAAATGTAATGAGTGTGGAAATTCCTTCCGCAATCATTCACATCTCACcgaacatcagagaattcacactggagagaaaccttataaaTGTAATAGGTGTGGGAAGGCATTCAATCAGCATACACACCTCATTCatcatcagagaattcacactggtgAGAAACCTTATTTATGCAATGAATGTGGCTCTTCTTTTCGCAAACACTCAAACCTTACACAACATCAGAAAATTCACACGGGGGAAAAGCCCCATAAATGtgatgaatgtgggaaaactttccAAACAAAGGCAAACCTCTCTcagcatcagagaattcatactggagagaaaccctacaaatgtaaagaatgtggcAAAGCTTTTTGTCAAAGCCCATCCCTTATTAAACACCTGCggattcatactggagagaaaccctataagTGTAAGGAATGTGGCAAAGCTTTTACTCAGAGTACCCCACTCACTAAACACCAGAGAATTCATACAGGGGAGCGACCCTACAAATGCAGCGAGTGTGGTAAAGCCTTCATTCAGAGCATTTGCCTTATTCGGCATCAGAGAAgtcacactggagaaaaaccctatAAATGCAATGAATGTGGGAAGGGCTTCAATCAGAATACCTGCCTCACTCAGCATatgagaattcatactggagagaagccctataAATGTAAAGTGTGTGGGAAAGCCTTTGCTCATAGCTCATCTCTTACTGAACATCATAGAACTCACACTGGTGAGAAGCTCTATAAATGTAGTGAGTGTGAGAAAACCTTCCGCAAGTATGCACACCTTAGTGAACATTACAGGATTCACACTGGTGAGAAGCCTTATGAATGCATTGAATGTGGAAAATTCTTCAGACATAGTTCAGTCCTTTTCAGACATCAGAAACTTCACAGTGGTGAATAA
- the ZNF502 gene encoding zinc finger protein 502 isoform X1, whose amino-acid sequence MFLPLPREAAQGGGRGGAQAAADALPDAPLLFRLRRGTGRPGVSRTPETAVTARRVSPGAHGWVNKPAPEQDASEIDSPGIVEKRFQEDESQDSIFEEKYACQSMKENSMGEVPGTCFFEEGVFEGITFIHKEATPEMISQEYNFEKRLLLTSSLVTHLRVSTEESLHQWETSSVNTNEISDQSKCPTLSTRKKSWKCNECGKTFTQSSSLTQHQRTHTGERPYTCEECGKAFSRSSFLVQHQRIHTGVKPYRCEQCEKTFRCRSFLTQHERIHTGDKPYKCNECGNSFRNHSHLTEHQRIHTGEKPYKCNRCGKAFNQHTHLIHHQRIHTGEKPYLCNECGSSFRKHSNLTQHQKIHTGEKPHKCDECGKTFQTKANLSQHQRIHTGEKPYKCKECGKAFCQSPSLIKHLRIHTGEKPYKCKECGKAFTQSTPLTKHQRIHTGERPYKCSECGKAFIQSICLIRHQRSHTGEKPYKCNECGKGFNQNTCLTQHMRIHTGEKPYKCKVCGKAFAHSSSLTEHHRTHTGEKLYKCSECEKTFRKYAHLSEHYRIHTGEKPYECIECGKFFRHSSVLFRHQKLHSGE is encoded by the exons ATGTTCCTCCCGCTTCCTAGAGAAGCAGCCCAGGGAGGCGGGAGAGGAGGGGCACAGGCCGCAGCTGACGCACTGCCGGACGCGCCACTGCTCTTCCGGCTGCGGCGGGGAACCGGGCGTCCCGGGGTTTCCCGCACCCCTGAGACCGCAGTCACCGCTCGGAGGGTATCGCCTGGAGCTCACG GTTGGGTGAACAAGCCTGCACCAGAACAAGATGCCTCTGAAATTGATTCACCAGGGATAGTAGAAAAGAGATTCCAAGAGGATGAATCGCAGGATTCTATATTCGAAGAAAAATATGCATGTCAGAGCATGAAGGAAAACTCTATGGGAGAGGTTCCTGGGACGTGCTTTTTTGAGGAAGGAGTTTTTGAGGGAATAACTTTCATCCACAAGGAAGCAACACCTGAAATGATTAGCCAAGAATATAATTTTGAGAAAAGGTTGCTTTTGACCTCAAGCCTTGTTACACATCTCAGGGTTTCTACAGAAGAGAGTCTACATCAGTGGGAGACAAGTAGCGTAAACACCAATGAGATTTCAGACCAAAGTAAATGCCCAACCCTCTCCACAcgaaaaaagtcttggaagtgtaatgaatgtggaaaaacaTTTACTCAGAGCTCATCCCTTACCCAACATCAGAGAACTCATACTGGAGAGAGACCATACACATGtgaagaatgtgggaaagcctttagtcGTAGTTCATTCCTTGttcaacatcagagaattcacactggagtGAAACCATACAGATGTGAGCAGTGTGAGAAAACATTTCGATGTCGATCCTTTCTTACTCAGCATGAGAGAATCCACACTGGAGACAAACCTTATAAATGTAATGAGTGTGGAAATTCCTTCCGCAATCATTCACATCTCACcgaacatcagagaattcacactggagagaaaccttataaaTGTAATAGGTGTGGGAAGGCATTCAATCAGCATACACACCTCATTCatcatcagagaattcacactggtgAGAAACCTTATTTATGCAATGAATGTGGCTCTTCTTTTCGCAAACACTCAAACCTTACACAACATCAGAAAATTCACACGGGGGAAAAGCCCCATAAATGtgatgaatgtgggaaaactttccAAACAAAGGCAAACCTCTCTcagcatcagagaattcatactggagagaaaccctacaaatgtaaagaatgtggcAAAGCTTTTTGTCAAAGCCCATCCCTTATTAAACACCTGCggattcatactggagagaaaccctataagTGTAAGGAATGTGGCAAAGCTTTTACTCAGAGTACCCCACTCACTAAACACCAGAGAATTCATACAGGGGAGCGACCCTACAAATGCAGCGAGTGTGGTAAAGCCTTCATTCAGAGCATTTGCCTTATTCGGCATCAGAGAAgtcacactggagaaaaaccctatAAATGCAATGAATGTGGGAAGGGCTTCAATCAGAATACCTGCCTCACTCAGCATatgagaattcatactggagagaagccctataAATGTAAAGTGTGTGGGAAAGCCTTTGCTCATAGCTCATCTCTTACTGAACATCATAGAACTCACACTGGTGAGAAGCTCTATAAATGTAGTGAGTGTGAGAAAACCTTCCGCAAGTATGCACACCTTAGTGAACATTACAGGATTCACACTGGTGAGAAGCCTTATGAATGCATTGAATGTGGAAAATTCTTCAGACATAGTTCAGTCCTTTTCAGACATCAGAAACTTCACAGTGGTGAATAA